In Candidatus Ozemobacteraceae bacterium, one DNA window encodes the following:
- a CDS encoding DUF2892 domain-containing protein, translated as MYTERIIRIVAGTIVLASVALSHYVSPWWSLLTIFVGANLFQSGFSRWCLLEDILTSFGVRSCCAEADRRSATAAR; from the coding sequence ATGTATACCGAACGTATCATTCGCATCGTGGCCGGCACGATCGTGCTGGCGAGCGTTGCCCTGTCGCACTACGTCAGTCCGTGGTGGTCGCTGCTGACGATCTTCGTCGGAGCCAACCTCTTCCAGTCGGGCTTCTCCCGGTGGTGCCTGCTCGAAGATATCCTGACCTCGTTCGGCGTCCGTTCCTGTTGCGCCGAGGCCGACCGCCGGTCGGCAACCGCCGCCCGTTGA
- a CDS encoding DUF6132 family protein produces the protein MPVIARVAGPVIGGALGFAYHKVVGCAGGTCPIVASPYLSVLYGALIGFLVQSGR, from the coding sequence ATGCCCGTTATCGCTCGAGTTGCGGGGCCGGTCATCGGCGGTGCGCTCGGCTTCGCGTATCACAAGGTGGTCGGCTGCGCGGGCGGAACGTGCCCGATCGTCGCCAGTCCGTATCTGAGCGTCTTGTACGGCGCCCTGATCGGCTTTCTGGTTCAGTCGGGCCGGTGA
- a CDS encoding sigma-54 dependent transcriptional regulator, with amino-acid sequence MAREHSRTTSAPPALTATGHCLFGDSDKVKSICQVVDKVAPHRGPVLLRGESGTGKEVVARAIHMRSPRARRPFVAVNSGAIPQELFESALFGHRKGSFTGALADHAGYFDQADGGTLFLDEIGDLPLMQQVKLLRVLQSGEIQPVGAREPHSVDVRVVAATNRPLERFVESGAFREDLYFRINLFTITLPALRDRTEDITPLAEAFLRRMAAEAGRTDLRWTPAALRILKRYPWPGNIRELENVVQFAVAMAEGATVTADALPQRVRRGEAPFDRGRHHEALHGTTSGGTDGITKLEDVIREHILAVFERCNRNKTHTARALGISLRGLQMRLQRYQVAGLPSGSHRPD; translated from the coding sequence ATGGCACGCGAACATTCCCGGACGACGTCCGCACCTCCGGCTCTCACCGCGACCGGCCACTGCCTCTTCGGCGACTCCGACAAGGTCAAGTCGATCTGCCAGGTCGTCGACAAAGTCGCGCCTCATCGGGGTCCGGTGTTGCTGCGAGGCGAATCGGGCACGGGCAAGGAAGTCGTCGCCCGCGCGATCCACATGCGCAGTCCGCGCGCCCGGCGTCCGTTCGTCGCGGTCAATTCCGGCGCCATCCCCCAGGAATTGTTCGAAAGCGCCCTGTTCGGCCACAGGAAAGGCAGCTTCACGGGCGCTCTGGCCGACCACGCGGGGTATTTCGACCAGGCCGACGGCGGCACCCTGTTTCTCGACGAAATCGGCGATCTGCCGCTCATGCAGCAGGTCAAGCTGTTGCGAGTCCTGCAGAGCGGCGAAATCCAGCCCGTGGGCGCCCGGGAACCACATTCCGTGGATGTCCGGGTGGTGGCAGCGACAAACCGGCCGCTCGAGCGCTTTGTCGAATCAGGGGCGTTCCGCGAGGACCTCTACTTCCGGATCAACCTCTTCACGATTACCCTGCCGGCCCTGCGCGACCGGACGGAAGACATCACCCCGCTGGCCGAGGCGTTTCTCCGCCGCATGGCAGCAGAGGCCGGACGGACGGATCTCCGCTGGACGCCGGCAGCTCTGCGCATTCTGAAAAGGTATCCCTGGCCGGGCAACATCCGCGAACTCGAAAACGTCGTCCAGTTCGCCGTAGCCATGGCCGAAGGCGCAACGGTGACGGCAGACGCTCTCCCGCAGCGGGTTCGTCGCGGGGAAGCGCCGTTCGACCGGGGCCGGCATCACGAGGCGCTGCACGGCACGACCTCGGGCGGAACGGACGGAATCACGAAACTGGAAGATGTGATCCGCGAGCACATCCTGGCCGTTTTCGAGCGATGCAACCGGAACAAGACGCATACGGCCCGCGCGCTGGGCATCTCGCTGCGAGGCCTCCAGATGAGACTGCAGCGGTATCAGGTCGCAGGACTCCCGTCAGGAAGTCACCGGCCCGACTGA
- a CDS encoding chloramphenicol acetyltransferase, whose amino-acid sequence MQHIDIETWKRKEHFRHFCSLDDPYWSLSTALDCAVTWRAAKQAGESFFLRYLHKSLIAANRVEELRLRIVDGRVACFDRIHGSATVLRPDETFGCCFIEFFDDFATFAREAVKSIEQTRARSGMCIDQNERADQIFYSSIPWHHFTGLTYSKSLRSEDSIPRITFGKVHRQGNKQMLPVSIQVHHGLADGLHVARFLEQFEHLLRE is encoded by the coding sequence ATGCAGCATATCGACATCGAAACCTGGAAGCGGAAAGAGCATTTCCGGCATTTTTGCAGTCTGGATGACCCGTATTGGAGTTTGTCGACGGCGCTCGACTGCGCAGTCACATGGCGGGCCGCGAAACAGGCCGGGGAATCCTTTTTTCTGCGGTATCTCCACAAGTCTCTCATTGCGGCGAACCGGGTCGAGGAGCTGAGACTGCGCATCGTCGACGGCCGGGTCGCCTGTTTCGACCGCATTCACGGGTCGGCGACGGTGCTTCGGCCTGACGAGACGTTCGGCTGCTGCTTCATCGAGTTTTTCGATGACTTCGCCACGTTCGCGCGTGAGGCGGTCAAGAGCATCGAGCAAACCCGGGCGCGGTCAGGCATGTGCATCGACCAGAACGAACGGGCCGACCAGATCTTTTATTCGAGCATTCCCTGGCACCATTTCACGGGACTCACCTATTCGAAGTCGCTTCGCTCGGAGGATTCCATTCCGCGAATCACGTTCGGAAAAGTCCATCGGCAAGGGAATAAGCAAATGCTTCCCGTTTCCATCCAGGTGCATCACGGCCTTGCGGACGGACTGCATGTGGCCCGATTTCTGGAACAGTTTGAGCATCTGCTTCGTGAATGA